The Thomasclavelia ramosa DSM 1402 genome includes a region encoding these proteins:
- a CDS encoding response regulator transcription factor, which yields MAILIIEDEKNMSDLLKLELTHAGYCCDQAYDGEVGLKKALEQEYELILLDLMLPRINGIEVCRRLREIKQTPVIMLTARDEVMDKVNGLQVGADDYLAKPFAMEELLARINALLRRMNFQKALLEYSYGEVKIDPSKHKVFFKDNEVNLTTTEFDLLSLLVQNGGDVVSRNKILDQVWGYDEDVSTNVVEVYIRYLRNKIPGIKIETVRGVGYRLS from the coding sequence ATGGCAATACTGATAATTGAAGATGAAAAAAATATGTCAGATCTATTAAAGCTAGAATTAACCCATGCAGGTTATTGTTGTGATCAAGCTTATGATGGTGAAGTTGGGTTAAAAAAAGCTTTAGAGCAAGAATATGAATTAATCTTATTAGATTTAATGTTACCGCGAATTAATGGAATCGAAGTATGTCGACGCTTGCGAGAGATTAAACAAACGCCAGTAATTATGCTTACAGCTCGTGATGAGGTGATGGATAAGGTCAATGGTTTACAAGTTGGAGCAGATGATTATTTAGCAAAGCCGTTTGCAATGGAAGAATTATTAGCGAGGATAAATGCACTATTGAGAAGAATGAACTTTCAAAAAGCACTTCTTGAATATAGTTATGGAGAAGTTAAAATTGATCCAAGTAAGCACAAGGTCTTTTTCAAAGATAATGAAGTAAATTTAACAACGACTGAGTTTGATTTATTATCATTATTAGTTCAAAATGGCGGTGATGTTGTTAGTCGCAATAAGATTTTAGATCAGGTTTGGGGTTATGATGAAGATGTATCAACAAATGTCGTTGAAGTATATATCCGTTATTTACGTAATAAAATTCCCGGAATTAAAATTGAAACAGTACGTGGAGTAGGATACCGTTTATCATGA
- a CDS encoding P-II family nitrogen regulator, protein MIKIEAFVREDKFEDVKEALAKIEVHGITVYQVMGCGIQKGYREVIRGNEVEINMLPKIKFEIIVSDEVWEKKTIKAIQTAAFTGNPGDGKIISYDLKSALRIRTGETDKDAIN, encoded by the coding sequence GTGATTAAAATAGAAGCATTTGTTCGTGAAGATAAGTTTGAGGATGTTAAAGAAGCTTTAGCTAAAATTGAAGTTCATGGGATTACAGTTTATCAAGTTATGGGGTGTGGAATTCAAAAAGGCTATCGTGAAGTAATTAGAGGTAATGAAGTAGAAATAAATATGTTACCAAAAATTAAATTTGAAATTATAGTAAGTGATGAAGTTTGGGAAAAGAAGACAATCAAGGCAATTCAAACCGCAGCATTTACGGGGAATCCTGGAGATGGCAAAATAATTAGTTATGATCTAAAAAGTGCTTTGCGAATTAGAACCGGTGAAACCGATAAAGATGCAATAAATTAA
- a CDS encoding Na/Pi cotransporter family protein, translated as MDESLITIIGFIIGGLSIFIYGINLMSDGLKSIAGYHIREYIEKYTSNLFTSILVGTLISAILHSSSAVTVISISLVRAGLMKLEQAIGITIGANIGTCVTSIMIGLNVEQFAYYLVFIGVVIMFLAKKKTIGYIGKVVLGFGLIFVGLQIMSDQMIAFAKEPWFTSIMTTLGKKPWWALLGGTIATGIMQSSTAVIGVVQKLFTTGSITPAAGAAFIFGANIGTCITAVIAALGGSISTKRAAWFHVVYNLAGAIIGMLVLKPFVNLTNWVNLLLNGSQEMYIAQVHFIFNIASTILVIPFVRYCVILLEKLIPGNDHHDTLIENIDELDDTLIDKLPVGALAVAKKNTLRMGRNVIANIKLSYTYLISKNSEDYDEIIEIEALIDKYDSRLSKYLLKIAQQPTLAKKQTNEYFKNYQIIKNLERIGDIVSNLANYYKLVYDEKGKFSNEAIDDLNKMYKLALEMVQDALDIYEHDNANKLLSSLNKKEHTLNALEIECRQNHLVRMRDGICEDNIAASIIIDIISSIERIGDIALNTANSTITVYKDHKVKYLNV; from the coding sequence ATGGATGAATCACTAATTACGATCATTGGGTTTATTATTGGAGGCCTATCTATCTTTATTTATGGAATCAATCTTATGAGCGATGGCCTCAAAAGTATTGCAGGATATCATATCCGTGAGTATATTGAAAAATATACAAGTAATCTTTTTACCTCAATTTTAGTGGGTACTTTAATTTCTGCAATCCTCCATTCTAGTTCTGCTGTTACAGTTATTTCAATCAGTCTGGTTCGGGCCGGATTAATGAAGTTGGAACAGGCTATAGGAATCACGATTGGAGCGAATATTGGGACTTGTGTGACTTCAATAATGATAGGCTTGAATGTGGAACAATTTGCTTACTATCTTGTCTTTATTGGGGTTGTAATCATGTTTTTAGCTAAAAAAAAGACGATTGGATACATCGGCAAAGTTGTTCTGGGCTTTGGACTAATTTTTGTTGGTCTACAAATAATGAGTGATCAAATGATAGCCTTTGCTAAAGAACCTTGGTTTACAAGTATCATGACAACGTTAGGAAAAAAACCATGGTGGGCACTTCTAGGTGGAACTATAGCAACAGGCATCATGCAATCATCTACTGCTGTTATCGGTGTAGTCCAAAAACTTTTTACAACTGGTTCAATCACTCCTGCTGCTGGTGCTGCATTTATTTTTGGGGCCAACATTGGTACTTGTATTACTGCGGTTATTGCCGCTTTAGGCGGATCTATTTCAACTAAACGAGCTGCCTGGTTTCATGTTGTTTATAATCTAGCAGGTGCAATAATAGGAATGCTCGTTTTAAAACCATTCGTTAATTTAACTAATTGGGTCAATTTGCTGCTAAACGGCAGTCAAGAAATGTATATTGCTCAAGTACACTTCATTTTTAATATAGCTTCAACTATTTTAGTTATTCCTTTTGTTCGCTATTGTGTTATTTTATTAGAAAAGTTAATTCCTGGGAATGATCATCATGATACGCTCATTGAAAATATCGATGAGCTAGATGATACTTTAATTGACAAACTTCCTGTCGGAGCATTAGCAGTTGCTAAAAAGAATACACTCCGAATGGGACGAAATGTTATAGCCAATATTAAATTATCTTATACTTATTTAATCTCTAAAAATAGTGAAGATTATGATGAAATTATCGAAATTGAAGCACTAATAGATAAATATGATTCTCGTTTATCCAAATACTTGTTAAAAATTGCTCAACAGCCCACATTAGCAAAAAAGCAAACTAATGAATACTTTAAAAATTATCAAATTATCAAAAATCTTGAACGAATTGGTGACATTGTTAGTAATTTAGCTAATTATTACAAACTTGTTTACGATGAAAAAGGTAAATTTTCTAACGAAGCAATCGATGATTTAAATAAAATGTATAAATTAGCTTTAGAAATGGTCCAAGATGCTCTAGATATTTATGAACACGATAATGCAAATAAACTTCTTTCTTCTTTAAACAAAAAAGAACATACTTTAAATGCTTTAGAAATTGAGTGTCGTCAAAATCATCTAGTCCGAATGCGTGACGGTATTTGTGAAGATAATATCGCTGCTTCTATCATCATTGATATTATTTCTAGTATTGAACGAATTGGTGATATTGCTTTAAATACTGCAAATTCAACAATTACGGTATACAAAGATCATAAAGTTAAATATTTAAATGTTTGA
- a CDS encoding 2-aminoethylphosphonate--pyruvate transaminase, translating into MKDYKLLTPGPLTTTATVKQEMLFDHCTWDDDYKKITLKIRDQLLELAHVRAEQYTVVLMQGSGTFGVESVITSVIGENEKLLIVANGAYGKRMKDICEHARINHEIIEFAENENPSAVAVAEKLDEEKEITHVAIVHSETTSGILNDIESVAKVVKERNKVFIVDAMSSFGGVDIEVGKLGIDFIISSANKCIQGVPGFSFVIANKNLLLASRGKARSLSLDLYDQWETMDKDGKWRFTSPTHVVLAFSKALDEMLEEGGIAARSKRYYDNNRLLIEKMAEMGMKSYVDLAYQGPIITTFYYPEGKEFAFSEMYDYIKARGYAIYPGKLTTAQTFRIGNIGEIYEADILNLCSIIKDFLAEVA; encoded by the coding sequence ATGAAAGATTATAAATTATTAACACCAGGGCCGTTAACAACAACAGCAACAGTAAAGCAAGAAATGTTATTTGATCATTGTACATGGGATGATGACTATAAAAAAATTACTTTAAAAATTAGGGACCAATTATTAGAATTAGCTCATGTAAGAGCTGAGCAATATACTGTAGTACTGATGCAAGGAAGCGGGACTTTTGGAGTAGAGTCAGTAATTACAAGTGTAATTGGCGAAAATGAAAAACTGTTGATTGTCGCTAATGGTGCTTATGGAAAAAGAATGAAAGATATATGTGAGCACGCAAGAATTAATCATGAGATAATTGAGTTTGCTGAAAATGAAAATCCTAGTGCAGTAGCTGTTGCTGAAAAATTAGATGAAGAAAAAGAAATAACTCATGTTGCTATCGTTCATAGTGAGACAACATCTGGGATCTTAAATGATATTGAGAGTGTAGCAAAAGTAGTTAAAGAAAGAAATAAAGTATTTATCGTTGATGCTATGAGTAGTTTTGGTGGTGTTGATATTGAGGTAGGAAAATTAGGGATTGATTTTATTATAAGTAGCGCAAACAAGTGTATTCAAGGAGTTCCTGGTTTTTCATTTGTGATTGCTAATAAAAATTTATTACTAGCTAGTCGAGGTAAAGCAAGAAGTTTATCATTGGATTTATATGATCAATGGGAAACGATGGATAAAGATGGAAAATGGCGTTTTACTTCACCAACCCATGTTGTACTGGCATTTTCAAAAGCGTTAGATGAGATGTTGGAAGAAGGTGGAATAGCTGCTCGAAGTAAACGTTATTATGATAATAATCGTTTGCTAATTGAAAAAATGGCTGAAATGGGAATGAAAAGCTATGTTGATTTAGCTTATCAAGGACCAATTATTACTACTTTCTATTATCCTGAAGGAAAAGAATTTGCTTTTAGTGAGATGTATGATTATATAAAAGCACGTGGTTATGCAATTTATCCAGGAAAGTTAACTACTGCTCAAACATTCAGAATTGGTAATATTGGTGAAATTTATGAAGCAGATATATTAAATTTATGTTCAATTATTAAAGATTTTTTAGCGGAGGTAGCATAA
- a CDS encoding PepSY domain-containing protein yields the protein MEKLIIYKKQIITTIIIIVISVICFGVYILHTTLNNINYSKSEAHVVALKQFPGTIVSSQIEYEHMQIFYHLEIENQQQELIEINISAKSGKIIGFEYKE from the coding sequence ATGGAAAAGCTGATTATTTATAAAAAACAAATTATAACAACTATAATAATAATCGTCATTAGTGTTATTTGTTTTGGTGTCTATATATTACATACAACTTTAAATAACATTAATTATTCTAAAAGTGAAGCACATGTTGTAGCATTGAAACAATTTCCAGGAACTATCGTATCTTCACAAATTGAATATGAGCATATGCAAATATTTTACCATCTTGAAATAGAGAATCAGCAGCAAGAACTGATTGAGATAAATATTAGTGCAAAAAGTGGAAAGATAATTGGATTTGAATATAAGGAGTGA
- a CDS encoding ammonium transporter: MIDSGDTGFMIICTALVLLMTPGLAFFYGGMVRRKNVVNTMMTSIFVIGIAMVMWILFGYSLAFGNDHLGIIGDLSFLGLSNVGTTPGNYASTIPDLGFAAFQMMFAIITPALITGAVAGRMKFKALFIFIIVWSTIVYYPMAHMVWGLGGFLAEIGSVDFAGGNVVHISSGVSALVLCIILGKRKDYDHAKYRIHNIPFVVLGASLLLFGWFGFNAGSSLKADGLAIHAFMTTAVAAASGMLSWMLMDVWKINKPTLVGSVTGLVVGLVAITPGAGFVPIWSAVIIGFVGSPICYFMISKAKQYFGYDDALDAFGCHGIGGIWGGIATGLFAQTSINDVARWNGLFFGDTNLLIAQIISILLTIVVAVIGTLICIGVVRLFTPLRVDKRDEQMGLDMSEHNETAYPSFNGLE, encoded by the coding sequence ATGATTGATTCTGGAGATACAGGATTTATGATAATCTGTACAGCATTGGTGTTATTGATGACACCAGGATTAGCTTTTTTCTATGGCGGAATGGTTAGAAGAAAAAATGTGGTTAATACGATGATGACTTCAATTTTTGTAATTGGAATAGCAATGGTTATGTGGATATTATTTGGATATTCCTTGGCGTTTGGAAATGATCATCTAGGAATAATTGGGGATCTAAGCTTTTTGGGCTTGAGTAATGTAGGAACGACGCCAGGTAATTATGCCAGTACGATTCCGGATTTAGGCTTTGCAGCATTTCAAATGATGTTTGCAATTATTACACCAGCTTTAATTACTGGCGCTGTAGCGGGAAGAATGAAGTTTAAAGCGTTGTTTATTTTTATAATTGTCTGGTCAACAATCGTCTATTATCCTATGGCTCACATGGTCTGGGGATTAGGGGGATTCTTGGCTGAAATTGGTTCAGTAGATTTTGCTGGTGGAAATGTTGTTCATATTAGTTCTGGAGTAAGCGCGCTAGTATTGTGTATTATCTTGGGTAAACGTAAGGATTATGATCATGCGAAATATCGTATTCATAATATTCCGTTTGTTGTACTAGGTGCAAGCCTTCTATTATTTGGGTGGTTTGGTTTTAATGCCGGAAGTTCTTTAAAAGCTGACGGATTAGCAATACACGCTTTTATGACAACTGCTGTTGCTGCTGCTTCAGGAATGTTATCATGGATGTTGATGGATGTTTGGAAAATTAATAAACCAACTTTAGTGGGAAGTGTAACCGGCCTAGTTGTCGGGCTTGTAGCAATTACTCCTGGTGCAGGATTTGTTCCGATTTGGTCTGCAGTTATTATTGGTTTTGTTGGTAGTCCAATTTGCTATTTTATGATTTCTAAAGCAAAACAATATTTTGGATATGATGATGCTCTAGATGCATTTGGATGTCATGGAATAGGTGGTATCTGGGGTGGTATTGCAACGGGGCTTTTTGCTCAAACTTCAATCAATGATGTAGCTAGATGGAATGGGTTATTCTTCGGAGATACAAACTTATTAATTGCACAAATTATTAGCATTTTACTAACAATAGTAGTTGCTGTGATAGGTACTTTAATTTGTATAGGAGTTGTACGGCTATTTACACCATTACGAGTTGATAAACGTGATGAACAGATGGGGTTAGATATGTCTGAACATAATGAGACAGCATACCCATCATTTAATGGATTAGAGTAA
- a CDS encoding alanine/glycine:cation symporter family protein, translated as MQFITNLLTKIDELVWGLPLICLLLGTGIYFTCKLKLLQLTKLKLAFSCIFKKQDNDEGDVSSFQALCTALSSTIGTGNIVGVATAIAAGGPGALFWMWVSAFFGMATKYAEGLLAIRYRIKDENNQMAGGPMYYLERGLGSKWLAKIFAFFGVAVALLGIGTFTQVKSISDAMELSFNVPPIVTAVLLTITVGFITIGGIKRIANVAEKVIPMMCILYIGGVVIILITHFNLIPQTVVLVVHSAFNPQAALGGGIGITMTMAMQKGISRGIFSNESGLGSAPIAAAAAKTDSCVEQGLVSMTGTFIDTVVICTMTGIAILLTNSHTSGLEGAAMTTQAFSNGLFIPMIGKYIVNIGLIFFAFTTIIGWNYYGERCMYYLKGLKAIPYYKFIYIVFIAIGPFMSLEFIFILADIVNGCMAIPNLIGLIGLRKEVIVQTQAYFTDEEVINQDELVYD; from the coding sequence ATGCAATTTATTACAAATTTACTTACAAAAATTGATGAGCTTGTATGGGGCTTACCGCTTATTTGTCTATTGTTGGGAACTGGAATTTATTTCACATGTAAGCTAAAACTGTTGCAATTAACGAAATTGAAATTAGCGTTTTCGTGTATTTTTAAAAAACAGGATAATGATGAAGGTGATGTATCAAGTTTTCAGGCTCTTTGTACAGCACTATCTTCTACGATCGGGACAGGAAATATTGTTGGAGTAGCTACCGCGATTGCGGCCGGAGGACCAGGAGCATTATTTTGGATGTGGGTATCAGCTTTTTTTGGAATGGCTACAAAATATGCTGAAGGCTTATTAGCAATTCGTTACCGTATCAAAGATGAAAATAATCAAATGGCAGGGGGACCAATGTATTATTTAGAACGGGGTTTAGGAAGTAAATGGTTAGCTAAGATTTTTGCTTTTTTTGGAGTTGCTGTGGCGTTATTGGGAATTGGAACATTTACTCAAGTTAAATCAATTTCTGATGCAATGGAGTTATCGTTTAATGTTCCACCAATTGTTACAGCGGTTTTATTAACGATCACTGTAGGTTTTATTACAATTGGCGGGATTAAAAGAATTGCGAATGTAGCAGAAAAAGTAATTCCTATGATGTGTATTCTTTACATCGGTGGTGTTGTGATTATTTTAATTACTCATTTTAACTTAATCCCGCAGACAGTTGTATTAGTGGTTCATAGTGCATTTAATCCTCAAGCAGCTCTTGGTGGTGGTATAGGTATTACTATGACAATGGCAATGCAAAAAGGAATTAGTAGAGGAATTTTTTCAAATGAAAGTGGTCTTGGAAGTGCACCAATTGCCGCTGCTGCAGCAAAAACTGATTCATGTGTAGAACAAGGATTGGTATCAATGACTGGAACGTTTATTGATACAGTTGTTATTTGTACCATGACAGGAATTGCAATTTTACTTACTAATAGCCATACTAGTGGTTTAGAAGGTGCCGCAATGACTACACAAGCATTTAGTAATGGTTTATTTATTCCTATGATTGGGAAGTATATTGTTAATATTGGATTAATTTTCTTTGCATTTACTACTATAATTGGTTGGAATTATTATGGTGAGAGATGTATGTATTATTTAAAAGGTTTAAAAGCGATTCCATATTATAAATTTATTTATATTGTCTTTATTGCAATTGGTCCTTTTATGTCATTAGAATTTATTTTTATTCTCGCAGATATTGTTAATGGTTGTATGGCTATCCCTAATTTAATTGGTTTAATTGGATTAAGAAAAGAGGTCATAGTACAAACTCAAGCATATTTTACTGATGAAGAGGTTATAAATCAAGATGAATTAGTATATGATTAA
- the phnX gene encoding phosphonoacetaldehyde hydrolase, whose amino-acid sequence MSRIEAVIFDWAGTTVDYGCFAPVQAFKDAFNNYGLEPTNDQIREPMGMLKIDHIKTMLEMPVLNEAFKARYDREFNEQDIHKIYDLFEASLMTGITKHTDVKPYVLETVAKLRELGIKIGSTTGYTDMMMEPVLKSAKEQGYQPDCWYSPDATNHFGRPYPYMIFKNMIELHISSVKNVIKVGDTISDIQEGVNAGVIAVGVIEGSSTLGLNEEEFNALTPKERNRAIERVKEAYLDAGADYVINNLSELIALIQEVELF is encoded by the coding sequence ATGAGTAGAATTGAAGCAGTAATTTTCGATTGGGCAGGAACTACAGTTGATTATGGTTGTTTTGCTCCTGTTCAAGCATTTAAAGATGCTTTTAATAATTATGGATTAGAGCCAACTAATGACCAAATTAGAGAACCAATGGGGATGTTGAAGATTGATCATATTAAAACAATGTTAGAAATGCCAGTATTGAATGAAGCATTTAAGGCTAGATATGATCGTGAATTTAATGAACAGGATATACATAAAATTTATGATTTATTTGAGGCATCATTAATGACAGGTATTACAAAACATACAGATGTTAAGCCGTATGTTTTAGAAACTGTGGCAAAACTAAGAGAATTGGGAATTAAGATTGGCTCAACTACTGGATATACAGATATGATGATGGAGCCAGTATTAAAAAGTGCCAAGGAGCAGGGGTATCAACCTGATTGCTGGTACTCACCTGATGCTACTAATCACTTTGGACGCCCTTATCCTTATATGATTTTTAAAAATATGATTGAACTGCATATAAGCAGTGTAAAAAATGTAATCAAAGTTGGTGATACAATTTCTGATATTCAAGAAGGCGTTAATGCAGGGGTAATCGCAGTTGGTGTCATTGAGGGAAGTTCAACTTTGGGATTGAACGAAGAAGAATTTAATGCTTTAACACCTAAAGAACGGAATCGTGCAATTGAACGGGTTAAAGAAGCATATTTAGATGCTGGTGCTGATTATGTAATTAATAACTTAAGCGAGCTAATTGCACTCATACAAGAAGTAGAGTTATTTTAA
- a CDS encoding helix-turn-helix domain-containing protein, translating to MLDYFLENTTKKKLYLFSILYLKRVTSVKECKYILTFSSTSIISIINELNFDFNGIAEINITNSLELKLIVYEDITFSDLLHAIYQSSNVLHCIKFMITNESNHSFLIFAEDNYLAKSSAYRIRQKCIKYIRSIGLDIKKNKVIGEEYRIRFLIALLYYKCGIDCCDIDEYSIKLIKEFIISTNQSITFEFLNNATNEYDYFECLMSLLWKRKDHNDNLSIPKELEKFKEIFIYNDLKKYLHNVIGNQLNIDFSKKDYDYMYLVYFCTNNFLFANQWTEERKEHIYKIFLSNQKFYDLYIRLSHKYGKFLEQSHIFKTILIYFFKDHLFQLQCLIPNQRLYIDTTPTTTYITNNDVSGIINSWKKANNILYPTDKRSIFYLTTQIEFILRQLVPPVTIILLSDLMSEIEMINLFLEKNFSRNRINITPLLLNSYNLEYLNAEKNRIIIITRGIEYLLKSYNFFQNNTIVIIDSRTTLYEKEKISNAIANYEEKQFLKICAGTSLTDTEY from the coding sequence ATGCTTGACTATTTTTTAGAAAACACTACAAAAAAGAAATTATATCTTTTTTCCATCTTATATTTAAAGAGAGTCACTTCTGTAAAAGAATGTAAGTATATACTTACATTTAGCAGTACCAGTATAATTTCAATAATTAACGAGTTGAATTTTGATTTCAATGGAATTGCAGAAATAAATATAACAAATTCATTGGAACTTAAATTAATTGTATACGAAGATATTACATTTTCTGATTTACTCCATGCTATATACCAAAGCTCTAATGTATTGCATTGTATCAAGTTTATGATAACCAATGAATCAAACCATTCTTTTTTGATATTTGCGGAAGATAACTATCTTGCAAAATCCAGTGCATATCGAATACGACAAAAATGTATTAAATATATCCGCAGTATCGGTTTGGATATTAAAAAAAATAAAGTTATAGGGGAAGAATACAGAATTCGATTTTTGATTGCTCTTTTATACTACAAATGCGGTATAGATTGTTGCGATATTGATGAATATTCAATAAAACTTATTAAAGAATTTATTATATCTACTAACCAGTCAATTACTTTTGAATTTCTTAATAACGCTACAAATGAATATGATTATTTTGAATGTCTAATGTCACTTTTGTGGAAAAGAAAAGACCACAATGACAATTTATCTATACCAAAGGAGCTTGAAAAATTTAAAGAGATTTTTATATACAATGATTTGAAAAAATATTTACATAATGTAATTGGGAATCAGCTTAACATAGATTTTTCAAAAAAAGACTATGATTATATGTATTTAGTTTATTTTTGTACTAATAACTTCCTTTTTGCCAACCAGTGGACAGAGGAACGTAAAGAGCACATTTATAAAATATTTCTTTCCAATCAAAAATTTTATGATTTATATATTCGTCTTAGTCATAAATATGGTAAATTTCTAGAACAATCTCACATTTTCAAAACAATTTTAATCTATTTTTTTAAGGATCATCTTTTTCAATTACAATGCCTAATTCCAAATCAGCGTCTATATATAGATACTACACCTACTACAACTTACATCACCAATAATGACGTATCAGGTATCATAAATTCATGGAAAAAGGCAAATAATATATTATATCCAACAGATAAAAGAAGTATATTCTATTTAACAACACAAATTGAATTTATATTAAGACAACTTGTTCCACCTGTAACAATCATATTGTTATCTGATTTAATGTCCGAGATAGAAATGATAAATCTTTTTCTTGAAAAAAATTTTTCCCGCAATCGAATTAATATAACTCCGTTACTTTTAAACAGTTATAATTTAGAATATCTGAACGCTGAAAAAAATAGAATAATAATCATTACTCGAGGAATTGAATATTTATTAAAATCATACAATTTCTTTCAAAATAATACTATAGTAATAATAGATTCTAGAACAACCTTATACGAGAAAGAAAAAATTTCGAATGCTATTGCCAATTATGAAGAAAAACAATTTCTAAAAATTTGTGCTGGAACAAGTCTTACTGATACAGAATATTAA
- a CDS encoding VanZ family protein, giving the protein MKKLKYFIPALIWMIFIFIMSHTNGNDSSNQSNFIAEIILKVINIDRDTLTFIIRKAAHMSEYAILLLLLYYALSNVISKHTLSLSLLVTFIYACSDEFHQLFIPGRSGQFKDVLIDTSGALIMLMIIFLWQRKKKSKLIK; this is encoded by the coding sequence ATGAAAAAATTAAAATATTTTATTCCTGCCCTAATTTGGATGATCTTTATTTTTATAATGTCACACACTAATGGTAATGACTCTTCAAATCAAAGTAATTTTATTGCTGAAATAATTTTAAAAGTTATTAATATTGATCGTGATACATTAACTTTTATAATTAGAAAAGCCGCTCATATGAGTGAATATGCAATCTTATTACTCTTACTTTATTATGCACTAAGTAACGTTATATCTAAGCATACTTTATCATTATCATTATTAGTCACATTTATTTATGCTTGTAGTGATGAATTTCATCAATTGTTTATTCCAGGGCGCAGTGGACAATTTAAAGATGTTCTAATTGACACTTCTGGTGCCTTGATCATGCTTATGATCATCTTTTTATGGCAAAGAAAAAAGAAGTCTAAACTAATCAAATAA
- a CDS encoding YczE/YyaS/YitT family protein, which translates to MFKRVIVLVFGVVVVACSSALTLKAAIGVGAWDALAQTGSLVTGIEVGTIGMFCNFLCIFVQVAILRRKFKPIQLLQIPVCILLGLIVNFMLYEVYSNFTINTYWMNVGLLILGYIVSAFAVGMVMVLDIVTFALEGACMAVSGVTGKKFHVLRQGVDVVSILLVIIIVIITDVPLAVREGTIIGMFLFGPMMGIFMKLQKPVFKKFGLIDYN; encoded by the coding sequence ATGTTTAAGCGGGTAATAGTTTTGGTGTTTGGCGTTGTGGTCGTTGCATGTAGTTCAGCTCTAACCTTGAAAGCGGCCATTGGAGTAGGTGCATGGGATGCTTTGGCACAGACAGGGAGTTTAGTTACAGGGATAGAGGTAGGAACAATTGGTATGTTTTGTAATTTTTTATGTATCTTTGTTCAAGTGGCAATACTTAGAAGAAAATTTAAGCCGATCCAGCTATTACAAATTCCTGTTTGCATCTTATTAGGGCTAATTGTTAACTTCATGTTGTATGAAGTATACAGTAATTTTACGATTAATACATATTGGATGAATGTTGGATTATTAATTTTGGGATATATCGTCAGTGCTTTTGCAGTAGGAATGGTAATGGTTCTAGATATTGTTACATTTGCTTTGGAAGGAGCTTGTATGGCTGTTAGCGGAGTTACTGGAAAGAAATTCCATGTTTTACGGCAAGGGGTTGACGTAGTTTCAATTTTATTAGTAATTATAATTGTAATTATTACTGATGTGCCTTTAGCAGTACGAGAGGGAACTATTATTGGAATGTTTTTATTTGGTCCAATGATGGGGATTTTTATGAAATTGCAAAAACCAGTGTTTAAGAAATTTGGTTTAATTGATTATAATTAG